A segment of the Solanum lycopersicum chromosome 9, SLM_r2.1 genome:
ATTTTAATCGATTCTGAACCTTTCTTTGACAGAATAATTTTCCAGCCACTTCCTTACCTGAGATTGCACTCGTAAATCATAAGACTTACACTCGGGTCGAGATTTATCTTCACTTCACTCTATTTTGTCTGTTTCACAAtgaatgacctagtttgacttgacatagtttaaaagtataaaaactatttttgaatcttgtcatcctaaattaaagttatgtcaaatgtacaaaactatcatttaatcttgtggccttaaacatgccatgtgaaaaattgaaattaaaatattacaaaaaaaaaagaaaaactcaattttttaaacGGAAAAGTATATAAAACGTCTCATCTCAAGCCCCTCCTATTAAAACAAGAGGGAGATTGTGATTAGTTTGTTAATTTTGGCAATGCTTGCAAATCCTCTTaatgcataatacataaatatgccctttaacttgacttcaaatcacatttatgtccttcaactttaaatgtgcacaaatagacacttaaaccttcaactttgaatgtgcacaaatagacacttaaacttgtataaagttgaacaaatagatacacatgtcttacatgtcattttatatgtcattttttgtcatacgtggtgtcctacatgtattgtgtcatgtagtactcatatgtttatttatttaaaagttgaatagttaaagtgtcctatttgtgcattatgatatttatttatttaaaaattgaatagttAAAGTGCGTACattatgaaaattgaaagttaaaattaaaatttatagttgaacGGATACATGTATTATATCTTTCTCTTTATCAATATCTCAAATATTAATGAGTGATTGTAAAAGGCACCGTCTTTCTTACAGTATAGCAAAAAATGGCAGGGCCTCAGTGCTGCGAGAATCCACCAGCTTTGAGCTCAAGCAGTGGACATGGATCCGTTTTAGAACTTGGAGGACTCAAAACTTACGTGTCTGATTCTTCCAATTCTAAATACGCCATTCTTCTCATCTCCGATGTTTATGGTATAAACCCTTTAACCCTTTTGTCTTTTATGAATTAGTGCATCTGGGTTCTGTTTAATTTGCACTTTATTTCTCTTTCTTGCCCTTTATTCTACAGAAAAATTGAGGAATCTGTTGATCAATTTGGTACCATGGaagatattttttgaaaaatatttggttGGGTTGTGGAAAAAACAAATCGGGTAGTGCTATGTGAATGTTAAAGGTTGATAATAATGTGTAAATGTTCAATGGAACAGTGATATACTATTGTTTTTGTAGAAATATGATCATTTGTGCTCTTATTGTATGTTGGGAAAATGCATAACTATTCCCAACatgtccgaaatttcagagattTAGGTCCTATTAtacttaaacttattttataaataattttccatCTCTTTTCGGTCTATGTGACACTACCTTCTAGAGCCTAGCAAGTGTTGACTATTTTTCAAGGAGTGCCACGTAGACCCAAAAaggatataaaattatttataaaataagtttgatgtaataagaccttagtataatataagtgtgtctctgagatttcgggcttAGATTGAAAGACTACTGTAAAGCAACCTTTGGTGTTAGGCGCTTGCATTTGTCCAAAAGTGAGGAAGTCAACTCCCCATTTGATggaaattctcttttttttacaaatatgtTCAGGCAATGTAGGATAAGGTCTGCGTATATACTATCCTTCCAGGCTTTACTTGTGGGATTCGAGTGGTATGTGATTGCTGTTTTAATCAAACACTATAGAAtaacttatttttgaaaaacattgatGTAGTTTGGTTTGAGAATGTCAAAGTTGAAAAAAGTTGTAGAGTACAACAAAGTCCTGTATTAGATTAGCAAGGACAAATAGATGTATATGGGAGAAGGAAAAGAACTCAACACTTCTTTTTTCAAAACTACTTCTTGTGTCCCATTATCGGTGTTGTTTGCTATTTTGGTAGCTAAGCGGATTTTTCTATAGGcgtaatacataaacatgatccTTAACTTGACTTCAATAGACAACTATGTCCTTTAACTTTGAGTATGCACaagtaaacacttaaacttgtataaaattaaacaagtagacACATGTGTCATACATGTCATAATACATGCAGGACGCCACGTAGGACACGAAATTGACATGTAGGGTGCCATGTAGGACGAATGTGtctatttgattaattttatacttGTTTAAGTGCCTACTTGTACACAACCAAAGTTAAGGGTCAAAGTTGCCCGCTGACGTCAAGCTAAGAGTCATGTTTATTATTATGTCTTTTCTATAACTACAAATGTTTCAATTCTAAATGCTATGAATTAGTGCATTCTTTGTGTAGTATCTAAACAtgtaaatttcatttcaaatgtttttttttaagattggAATTAGATGTTTTGACCCTTGATAATGTTGGATATCTCTCTTTTCAGCTGAAAGAAGCATATTGTGGTAggattattgtaattatttatgtcGAAAACAATTTCTTAATGTTATGATACTTTACAGGTTATGAAGCACCAAATCTGAGGTATGTACTGATTCTCAAGTTCAGCTTGGAGTTGTCTAATAGTACCTTctaaaattactttttctttccacttcacaatttgttatttttttcatatatttctgTACTAATGTTTGCACCATACGTATACTCTTGGATGCTTCTCTGCTGGCAACAACTGCGTTTCTTGCTTTCATGGATATGACAGTATCATATACAACCACAACTTCAAGAACTAACAATAACGTTATGGCTTGTATGAGTCCACCTCAAGTCCCTTGACAAAACTAGTACAAAAGTATTAAGATGAATGCTCAAAGTAAATGACTCAAAtgtttacgtggaaacctccttgctcgaGGGAAAGAAAACCTGTTACACAAGATTTCTCAAAGCTCCAAAATCTTTAAGCAACTTGTAAATACAAACTCgagttacctctcctatgtggtttgtgAGCAATTGCATAGGAATAGAGGTTTTTACCCAgtgcgcacccaaagggtagcggctgcgggtttcTCTTGTCATAAAAAAAGGGATCAAACTATTAATCCTACACACCTTGTAACTCCTCTATTACAAGACACAAAACAATAACTGTATTGCCCATTATATCAACTACCTCTAGGTAATATAGACTTGCACAAACACGTCTTGACTAACTCTAGCCGAAACTCAAATTACAATGATAAGAGATAAATAGATCTACACTCTTTTATATCATAGGAGTAGATCTACAACATGAAAGCATACAACATTAAACTCAACGAACAACTGAAGGTAATGCAACACTCTATCAGGTCCTTCGCTGCCTGGGAGAGTTGAACTTCCTTGAGAATGacttttgcttttgaatatTCTTGATTGCAAAAACTAGTTTTAATCTTGTGATTATGTTCTCTTTACAAGAGAGACAAAACCTAGGAGCAACGCCATTGGTTGAGGACTGCGGTCCTTTCCACGCCTCTGCTGCAGTACCCACCAACCACTGCAGCTTTACAGCTGCACACTATTGACCTGTCCTCTGCTTCCCACTGCGGACCAGCTCCCTTAGCACCATAGATTGTTAATTCATCAAAATCAAGAATACAACACTACATACCTAGTGTAGTTCCACAAAGTGGGTTCTGGGAGGATAGAGTATACTCGGGCCTCTCTCCAACCTTGGAGGTAGAGTGACTGTTTTTAATAGACCTTAGGCTCAAGGAAAAACAGTCCAGAAAAAGGAGTAAACGGAAGTTCTAGAAACATTAgataataacaaaaaacaaaaaatagtaatagaATAGAAACTGCGATTCTGCAATACAATGAGTTACAAGGAACAATTAATAGTGATAGAATTTGAATGAAAAGAAACTATCAAAGCAATACTATGACTACTAATTTGAATGGATTGCCAGACAATGAACTGCTAACTGCTAAACAGCCAcagctctttttttttttttaaagagtcGATGCTCTAGGGTGCTTCTGTCTGTTGATAACTTTAGGTTTTGCACCTTAGACACcagaaatacaaaatacaaccaCAACTCCATCAGAACcagggaaaagaaagaaaaagaagaataagaagagagagagagagggaggagTGTGCATTACAGATTTTACCTATGTGAAAAAAACTCTGAATTACAGATTTTAGGCGATCCACTGATCATATCTTTAATGGAAGAAGTTGGGATGATTGTTCTTCACATTTTTTCAGTAATTAAACTGCATGAAATTCTATTTTATCTTGGGCTGATACCAAAACATAACTGCTGTTATATAGGAAGCTTGCCGACAAAGTTGCAGCTGGGGGTTACTATGTGGTCGTTCCTGATTTTCTTTATGGGGATCCTTACAATCCCGAAAATAAGGAGAAGCCTATACAAGTCTGGATACAATCACATGGAACAGTATGCCTTCTGATTGATTCTTCTTGTATATTGCCATAGATTTGCAATCAAGAATAGGAGACCACACCCTCATTATCAGAGTTTTCCATTCATTAACTTGATAATGCTTGGGAATTCCATTGTGCAACATTAATTTTATTGGGCTCACCGCCATgacattcatttttttctttgttctgTTAGGATAAAGGTTTTGAAGACGCAAAGCAGGTTATTGCAGCTTTAAAAGATAAAGGCATATCTCCAATTGGAGCGGCAGGGTTTTGCTGGGGTGGTATGTTGTTCAACTTTCTCTTTTAGGATTATTCATCCCTTGCCTGCCTAGGATGTATGGGTCAATTTCTTGTAGTTGTCTAAGATTCTGACCTTCTGTTTTCTTTACAGGCAAGGTGGTTGTTGAATTAGCCAAGTCCGACAACGTTCAAGCTGCAGTGCTATTGCACCCATCATTTGTCTCTGTGGATGATATTAAAGGTACGATTGTTTTTTACCAGAATCATTTGTTATTGGATTTAGCTATTGCTCCTGGATTTTGTACAAGTGTGTTGCGTATGGGACACAGCATTTGATGTCTCAATGGCACTAGAATACTGATGATTTG
Coding sequences within it:
- the LOC101244119 gene encoding endo-1,3;1,4-beta-D-glucanase isoform X2 produces the protein MAGPQCCENPPALSSSSGHGSVLELGGLKTYVSDSSNSKYAILLISDVYGYEAPNLRKLADKVAAGGYYVVVPDFLYGDPYNPENKEKPIQVWIQSHGTDKGFEDAKQVIAALKDKGISPIGAAGFCWGGKVVVELAKSDNVQAAVLLHPSFVSVDDIKEVKAPIAILGAEIDQLSPPELVKQFEEILSSKPEVDCFVKIYPGVSHGWTVRYNVEDEKAVQSAEEAHQDMLDWFTKHVK
- the LOC101244119 gene encoding endo-1,3;1,4-beta-D-glucanase isoform X1, whose protein sequence is MAGPQCCENPPALSSSSGHGSVLELGGLKTYVSDSSNSKYAILLISDVYGYEAPNLRKLADKVAAGGYYVVVPDFLYGDPYNPENKEKPIQVWIQSHGTDKGFEDAKQVIAALKDKGISPIGAAGFCWGGKVVVELAKSDNVQAAVLLHPSFVSVDDIKAEVKAPIAILGAEIDQLSPPELVKQFEEILSSKPEVDCFVKIYPGVSHGWTVRYNVEDEKAVQSAEEAHQDMLDWFTKHVK